One genomic window of Nicotiana sylvestris chromosome 10, ASM39365v2, whole genome shotgun sequence includes the following:
- the LOC104232634 gene encoding probably inactive leucine-rich repeat receptor-like protein kinase At5g48380, with product MDKTNFRTRSFFFICTFLGFLLMSLSRISVCCAVESDFYCLKSIKDSLQDPFNNLDTWDFSNATEGSICRFSGINCWHANENKVLSITLSNYGLIGEFPRGVRNCTSLTGLDLSGNKLYGNIPSDISVILDYVTTLDLSNNTFSGNIPPDIANCTYLNVLRLDNNNLEGEIPSRIGSLLRLQTFSVANNYLTGAVPSFVNGQITAKSFENNPELCGKPLKGCENSWIWKHIDRASFIKAFVVGWVLFFTLVLVLRLFQFPSKVINKIVSFNKWKLRVKEHLTSGSDSPGEENLSSNQKMLRLEKFVTKMSFEELEKATSGFSEDHLVGNGMLGKVYKAILPNGWTLAIKKLNEWENLEEEFVSEITTLGGLRHRNLLPLIGFCAEKEKKLLVYKYMPNGSLHEWLHSTGDKVEILDFPRRVKLALGIAKGLAWLHHGYELHVTHGSISTRCILLDQNFEPKISNFWEAKFWSKNDTALSWSLFPVAEYSGLGSYKQDIYCFGVVLLELVTGKEPHELTSSRNLFDHSPCVLDADRNLLGKGVDDLILQFLELACNCVKFFPNERPTMLEVYDTLRTISQGRTDWVREIPLSTDISSLYD from the exons ATGGACAAAACCAACTTTAGAACAAGATCTTTCTTTTTCATCTGCACATTTCTTGGCTTTCTATTGATGTCACTTAGCAGAATTTCTGTCTGCTGTGCTGTAGAAAGTGATTTTTATTGCTTGAAATCAATAAAAGATTCATTACAAGACCCTTTCAATAATTTGGACACTTGGGATTTCAGCAATGCTACCGAAGGCAGCATCTGTCGTTTTTCAGGAATTAATTGTTGGCATGCTAATGAAAATAAGGTATTGAGCATCACACTTTCAAACTATGGATTAATTGGTGAGTTTCCTCGAGGCGTTCGAAATTGTACAAGTTTGACTGGTTTAGATCTTTCAGGCAACAAGTTGTATGGAAATATCCCTTCTGATATTTCAGTGATACTTGATTATGTGACAACACTTGATCTCTCAAATAACACTTTTTCTGGCAATATACCACCTGATATAGCTAATTGTACTTACCTTAACGTTCTGAGGTTGGACAATAATAATCTAGAAGGTGAAATTCCAAGTAGAATAGGCTCTTTACTTCGCCTTCAGACATTCAGTGTAGCCAACAATTACTTGACTGGGGCAGTGCCGTCGTTTGTTAATGGACAAATCACAGCTAAAAGTTTTGAAAACAATCCAGAGCTTTGTGGGAAGCCCTTGAAAGGATGTGAGAATTCTTGGATATGGAAACATATCGATCGTGcttcatttatcaaagcatttgTAGTTGGTTGGGTACTTTTCTTTACCTTGGTTTTAGTCCTTCGCTTATTTCAATTTCCAAGCAAAGTTATCAACAAGATAGTCTCATTCAACAAATGGAAACTGAGGGTAAAGGAACATTTAACTTCAGGAAGCGATTCACCAGGTGAAGAGAACTTAAGCAGCAACCAGAAG ATGCTAAGGCTGGAGAAGTTTGttactaaaatgagttttgaggAGCTGGAAaaagcaacttctggttttagTGAAGACCATTTAGTAGGAAATGGAATGTTGGGCAAAGTGTACAAAGCAATTCTACCAAATGGATGGACACTTGCCATCAAGAAGCTCAATGAATGGGAGAATTTGGAGGAAGAGTTTGTCTCTGAGATAACAACTCTCGGTGGCCTGAGACATCGGAATCTATTGCCTCTTATAGGTTTCtgtgctgaaaaagaaaaaaaacttctTGTTTACAAATATATGCCTAATGGAAGTCTTCATGAATGGCTGCACTCGACGGGAGATAAGGTCGAGATTTTGGATTTCCCTCGGAGAGTTAAACTTGCACTTGGGATAGCAAAAGGTCTGGCTTGGCTTCATCATGGGTACGAATTACACGTTACACACGGAAGCATAAGCACACGGTGTATATTGCTAGATCAAAATTTTGAACCTAAAATATCCAATTTTTGGGAAGCCAAATTTTGGAGTAAGAATGACACTGCATTAAGTTGGAGTCTTTTTCCAGTAGCTGAATATTCAGGTTTAGGTTCTTACAAGCAAGACATCTACTGCTTTGGTGTTGTGCTTCTCGAGCTTGTAACTGGGAAGGAACCACATGAATTGACTAGCTCGAGAAATCTATTTGATCATTCGCCTTGTGTACTTGATGCAGACAGAAACTTGCTTGGAAAAGGAGTCGACGATTTAATCCTCCAATTTCTTGAATTAGCTTGCAACTGTGTGAAGTTCTTTCCTAATGAAAGGCCAACAATGTTGGAAGTGTATGACACACTGAGGACAATTTCTCAGGGCCGAACAGACTGGGTACGGGAGATACCCTTATCAACTGACATTTCAAGTCTATATGACTAG